The Marinilongibacter aquaticus genome has a window encoding:
- the rpsI gene encoding 30S ribosomal protein S9, which translates to MQVINTVGRRKTAVARIYMQPGKGDITVNGRELQTYFPTEVLQIILNQPFNLIEKGGQYDVKVNVRGGGIAGQAEAVRLAISRALVEADADNRPALKKEGFLTRDSRMVERKKYGRRKARRRFQFSKR; encoded by the coding sequence ATGCAAGTTATCAATACCGTAGGTAGAAGAAAGACAGCCGTAGCTCGTATATACATGCAGCCAGGTAAAGGTGATATCACCGTAAATGGCCGCGAGCTTCAAACTTACTTCCCTACAGAAGTCCTTCAGATTATCTTGAACCAACCGTTCAACTTGATCGAAAAAGGTGGACAATACGATGTTAAAGTAAACGTACGCGGTGGCGGTATCGCTGGACAAGCCGAAGCGGTGCGTCTTGCGATTTCCCGTGCACTTGTAGAAGCCGATGCAGACAACCGTCCGGCATTGAAGAAAGAAGGCTTCTTGACGCGTGATTCGAGAATGGTTGAACGTAAGAAATACGGTCGCAGAAAAGCCCGTAGAAGATTCCAGTTCTCTAAACGTTAA